A window from Mytilus galloprovincialis chromosome 8, xbMytGall1.hap1.1, whole genome shotgun sequence encodes these proteins:
- the LOC143043423 gene encoding uncharacterized protein LOC143043423, translating to MTSLDTTQITTLPSTSTDIDTITNMTLTDTTDRPTITSTLTEIGTTPNVKSTEKIQKATVQSTLTEMYATTDLISTETTQKATVPSTLTKIESTKDMISTQTTQTAKKPSTSSKIDTTAKLVSTTTTSKMTILSTSTEMDTTIKLTSTDTIQTTIVHSTAFDLKTTKLSTISSTDTDTETTTELKVATTDLEDVTTLQTKSKDTEIIKQYSGPIALAVVVCPGFVLVITVFVLLKHVKRPSMINTNRIINTKAEETFGSTSEESYVFYKGEEFGFQKIAIKHWDNN from the exons ATGACATCATTAGATACAACACAGATAACCACACTGCCGTCCACTTCTACTGATATTGACACGATAACAAACATGACCCTTACAGACACAACAGATCGACCAACAATAACATCCACTTTGACTGAAATCGGAACTACGCCAAATGTGAAATCGACAGAAAAAATACAGAAAGCAACGGTTCAATCGACTTTAACAGAAATGTACGCTACAACAGACTTAATATCAACAGAAACAACACAGAAAGCAACGGTACCATccactttaactaaaattgaaAGTACAAAAGACATGATATCAACACAAACAACACAGACAGCAAAGAAACCGTCTACTTCTTCTAAAATTGACACTACAGCTAAATTGgtatcaacaacaacaacatcTAAAATGACGATACTTTCAACTTCTACTGAAATGGACACAACGATAAAACTAACATCAACGGACACAATACAGACAACGATCGTTCATTCTACTGCCTttgatttaaaaacaacaaaactatCAACAATTTCATCTACGGATACAGACACAGAGACCACAACGGAGTTAAAAGTAGCAACAACAGATTTGGAAGACGTAACAACATTGCAAACTAAATCGAAAG atacaGAAATCATAAAACAATATAGTGGGCCTATTGCACTAGCAGTAGTAGTATGTCCTGGTTTTGTACTTGTTATAACTGTGTTCGttttacttaaacatgttaaaagaccTTCGATGATCAATACAAACCGCATCAT AAACACCAAAGCAGAAGAAACATTTGGCTCTACATCAGAAGAAAGCTATGTATTTTATAAAGGAGAAGAATTTGGATTTCAGAAGATTGCAATTAAGCattgggacaataactaa